The sequence attgtctccgtgtcttctggcaaatcacaggaggagggcagtacgttcccatggatctcctggaaatgagacacctccggatgggaacaatccggaacatttaacaagcgggaaggagcagcctagggcttctaacgattcccgaagcagcaggggtacctgtgaaataactagacctgtcaggacttaccatttggtcctaccctgggtacctatgggtatacatcaccgggtgtaggccgttGGTGTACCACGTCCCTATGATGACAGTCCGTATgaagggggagagaacaagagctgtaaaaaggaACACtttagtaagttgctacattttttgttaagtgcaatggttaagtgcaatcattagCACTTaaatagtgcataaattcacattgtggcacctggaaagacaatacacacaatgggcatgttactTTAACGTTGCATAACATTTGTAAACTGGTTACAATGACATAAATTATTAAATAGCATGACAATTatatgcaagcttttatgttgcaaacattttataaaatagtgcaaattttataagtgcaagggataggctcaacaataacttgagtccgtattcctggaagtgcttgaagttgtagaaaagtcctttgcaatccacagggcaaaagttcattgtaatccaaagggttaaaagttattagcagcaacaggctatcaagtaacctgagaaaggggataaaacggttaacttggacgtaaggggttaagtgctgatgtggggagtcctaactgacatgaccatctggatgaggacaaacaatggcaacctggaacaaaaggGTTAAAATCACACAAacaatgccaacaggtcctcacccgtcaggtaatcagtccatggcgtggctcccaAACAATGTCACTTGTTGTATTTGTAGTGGGGACACCctacaggtaggtgtccagctcctcatcGCTACTGGAACTGCTGAAGTGCATCAGAGGTAATTCctgcctctgctggtagctgagagtagtgttggtggtggtgcgcCAGCGCCCTCTACCGGTGACAGTAGGAATTGGCTGTACTGCCAGCCTGCAGAACGTGGCTGTAGCTTGCCGCAGACCGGGGTCCACAGCCGGTGCGGGAAGGGGCAGAATTTCTGGCTGCAAAGGCTCAGGGAGGACTGGAGCAGTTTGTTGAGGCTGCTTCCAAGGGAGCGTATAGCGAGGCAGGAAACACGGCTGCACCTTGGGGTTAAACGTGAGGACCGAATTATTTAtctgtcctaccctcagggttggtggcggtgacaaatcaggaatcaaagaaGCAGGGGCTGGTTGAGCCTTTTCCTTGAAGATCAGGCGGCCGTCCGGGGTTTCCTAAAGGCACCTGGTCCTAgtcgcagagcctggatcctcctgccaggtctctggggtaatgGCAGGGGAGAGTGGTTTCTGCAGCAGGGTGACTCCAGCCGCAAAGAGTCCTTGCATAGACCGCATGGGGGTGTACTCCACCTGGTCCCCAATATATAGGTTGTGCCTCTCCTGGGGCAGATAGTATCTCTTTACGGACCGGCAGCCTACAAACACCTCAGTGCCCGAATGATTGTCCTGGAGGAACCCCACTCCTCTCTCCACAGAGAACCATAGTACAGTTCCTGTACGCCGTGTCAGTATGGGGTCTCCGGACTGGGGGCTATCAAGAACCTCCTTCACCCACTCTTCAATGGCCGACTTATAttcccaggccgtctgggcaaACGCGGTTATTTCGTGCGGTACCTCATGATTGAGGCTGCTTAGCTGGCtgtagctgggcggcggagtggaatccctagccgcctccgccgcaccaggagGTGGTAGTGGCTTGGCAGGCCTCAGGTTGATGACTGGCGCTGGGGTCTCAGGACGGCTaatgtcaagaaggaccaggactttacttccgactgctcagaaactgctgtttccaaAGGTTATAAAAGGAGTGGTCGAGAACCTAACTGAAAGACGCAAAAAAGCAAAGGCATATTATGGTAAAGGAGCCAAGGAACTTCTTGAACTAAGGATTGGTCAGCCAGTGCGAATACAACCATCGCCGTCGTCTACAGATGAAATTTGGCGACAAGGTATTTGTTTGGAGAAAGTTGCTCCacgatcttataaagtggaagtaaatggacagttgtacagaaggaacaggaagtttctgaggactgcggatgacaaatctgacattgaaataagtgaagtgattacaccaggttcatctccagatgagacaactcccgaagaaacagggatggatgatcatatgcaacaatgtgaagctcctgccacaccaagacgtactagaactagggttattaggacaccaacaagatataaggatattgtatgctagatacattataaaaaaacattgtcccctttggaatgtattgtgttatccaatcatcttatgttatatattacttgatttcacaagaaagggaggatgttaggagttatacatgtttactgccacctgtaggctatatagatatgacagttgttaacctttgtcatattgtttgtgtctgaataaagttttgttgaattacctcagatcgcctcaggaaacaGATGACACACACAGCTTGCCAAGAATCAAGTCTAGATGCACAACActgtctagagcaggggtgcacaacgtttcctggttgggggccacattgccagactgaaccaatgacgagggccgaaattaaaatttaaaggtgtattaacaactgaaatattgtacttatggcatattgaacacacattatataccattaatgtctagttacacttccaggactcccatctaatgggagaaatatatgaaaaatacatctgagcagccacaagacataggtatacatgtctgttactagatggttgggggccgcacagaatggtatcaagggccgcatgtggcccccgggccgcaggttgtgcacccctggtctagagcATCCAGTCAAACAAATCTGACTTCAGCTAGCGCCGATTCAGCAAGATCTAAGCGTACTAGTTCTAGACGTTCAAGCATGACCAGTCTGTCATCGGCTAGCGACAAAGCGACTAAGGCAAGAGCAAAAGCAGAGGCAGCTTGCGCCATGGCTTCTTATGCGGAGCAGGAAGCTGAATTGATGAGAGAGCAAGCAAAAAGTGAATCTGAAGCACTTAAAAAGAAAGCAGAAGTGGAAGCCTCTTTACACTTACTCAAACAGCAGAAAAACGCGGCAGCAGCCTTAGCCGAGGCAGAAGTTTTCAGAAGGGCTGCTGAAGCTCAGTTCGATGGCATAGAAAACCAGATGTCATCCCACAGCGCAATCCAACGCACCCGTGAGTACGTACAGTCACAAGCAACCATGTACACCGACCAGCAGTCCAATGACGCACCTAGGTCTTCATTGACTCCACCAGCAATAAGCAACTTTGATACAACGCAACATTAAAAAGACTAAACCAGAATCTCAGTGTGGGAAGTCAAGTGGTCGCATGCTCAGAGACCAATCTGCCAACCCTCCAAGAGTGCAAACGGATGCTCGCGTACTCCCTCCTCAAGCAAATACAAGTCTGGATTATAGCAGAAAGACTTACAACAGACGAGAACAACCACCTAAACAAAGTGGATTCAGTCAAGCGCCTCATCAGCCTTACCAGCCGCAGCCATACCCTGAGTTTACACCCGAGAAGTATTCGCCAGACGCAACAAatattgaaggctgcttgcagcctgtaattgtgggaggagcgcacttaccctatttaaaccccctcctacaagcaggagggcgcccgGTTCTTGCTTCTGCAGCATCAAgcgcctgacgtcacttccggtcgcgtctTCCGTCGGTTCGTCACCCCGCATCCCGTTCGTGCTGCCAACCGCGTCGTCTTTCGTGAGTATCACCGCTTTGCGGCCCGGTCGGACGCGCCTGCCACCGGCACCTCGTGTCCCCTGTTCAGCCGGCCTGAAGCTCCGTCGGGTCCGGGACTGGCAGCGCAGCAGCTGCCCGTTCAACCCCGCACTGCCGCCGCCGCGGCTGCTATCAGCGAGTGCACATcgcggcgccccccccctccaGGTACCGGTCTGGCGCATGCGCCGCTAATTGGGGCGGCGCCTCTGGGagcggggaggggggagggtgacTCAGCCACATATCGGGCATGGTTCGGTCAGGGATGTTCACTTGGCACTGCTGGCAGCGGGACCGTGGCGTCCCTGCCATCTTCCTGGTGTAttcccagtgcgggggtgccagGCGGCAGGACTAGCAGCGCAGCAGGCTCCGTTCCTACGATCAATTGCCGGCTGATTCTGACTGTTGGCCTGCTGCCCTTTAACCCCCGCGCtgctggaaagaaaaaaaaagaaaaaagaaaaataagggAAACCTTTGATCCAATGCCAGGCTGGGCGCCTGCAAAACCATAACAGTACATTGACTTCACCCTCTGGGTGACTGAGGGCAGTCGTTCCTGGAGGTCAGGGGTCTGTTGCCTGGGCCTCGCGCCGGTGCGGCTGTCCTCAGGTCTCCCGGGGGTCCCGCTCCCCGAATCACTCAGGGTACGCCATTTGGTGGTACCGCCCAAGTATCACGGGTTTCCCGATCCGCACGGTTGTCATCGTCCCTGCAGCCACCAGGTGTCATTtgtcccctgaatcgctcaggttaatGTACTCCTCGAGTCGCTCAATGAAATGAGGTCCCCAACCACTCTGTTACAATGTTCCCTGTATCACCCAGGTGTCATGTCCCCTGAACCGTTCAGGTACAATGTCTTCCCGACGCACTCAGGGGTGGAAGTCTTCCCTGAAACACTCAGGTTGGGTACTCCTGATTCACACTGGcaatgtattccctgaatcgctcaggtgcaatgtcttccctgaatcgctcaagtgcaatgtcttccctgaatcgctcaggtgcaatgtcttccctgaatcgctcaggtgcaatgtcttccctgaatcgctcaagtgcAATTTCTTCCAggtatcgctcaggtgcaatgtctccctgaatcgctcaggtgcaatgtctccctgaatcgctcaggtgcaatgtctccctgaatcgctcaggtgcaatgtctccctgaatcgctcaggtgcaatgtctccctgaatcgctcaggtgcaatgtctccctgaatcgctcgggtgttATGTCTACCCGAATCGCGCAGTTGTTGTGTTCCCTCGATTCAGGTGCGGTGCCCCCCCCGGCTTCGCGTTGGGGGTTACGTGTTCGCTGGGCCGCTATGGGGCATGTGTCCCTTGTTCCGGGGACATGTTGTTCCCTGTTCGCTCGGGTATCATGGATCCCCTTGGTTGCCAGGGCATCTTGTGTTCCTGTGCGTTCAGGGGTCATGTGTTCCCTGTTGTTCGGGGGTCATGTGTTCCCAGGTGGGTCTGGTGTCATGTGCAGTGAAACCCGGGTGTCATTCATTCCTGAGTCACTCGGGCACGATTCCGGTCCAGGTTCACGTGGGTCGGGGTCGCACGCCCTTTCGCTGCATAAGGGACTAGCAGTTCGCGTTCACTCGCCGGGTATCGGTCAAAACACAGCTTATTTCTTCACGTAAACAGGGCCTCGGCCACCAGAGCTGCAAGCAAGCCACTGTCGTTGCGCCAAAGTTTCCTCCCTGTTCAGGTAAGATCCAGCCACGGGGCTGCTGTTACACCCTGTCACTGCGTTGGGTATTCGTTGTCAACGAGCTCCCGTTCATAGGTCTCCGTCTCACTACAGAAGTCGGTAGCGTGATCCGTTTCGTTCCAGGTAAGTAGCGGACACCGCTATACGGTCGAACCCGTTCCCCTGCAGCTCTTGTTCGGTCAcccgggggagggggaaggaaatCTCATCTGTTACCTTCGTACCTCCTCCATGCAGCTTGAAGATGTCGCAGGCCCCGGAGTCGGATGATAACCTGTCCTTACCCGGGACCTCCGTGTCAGGGCGCGCCAGCAACCCCTCTCTGCGGAGCTGGACCGCCCCAAAGCTTGTTGCAGAGCTCAGACGAAGAGGGATTCACCATCCCGCCTCCGCGAGAAAAGCGGAGCTGTACCGTCTCCTAATGACGGCACCATCGGGCTCAAGTGACGAGCATTCTCCCTCGTCGATCCAGCTATCCCTCCTGCAGTTGCAGGCCACCATCGTCAGTCTGGCGGGTTCGATTGCGGATATCCAAACTAGGATGGGGGAATGGGAGTCCCGGCCTCCACCGGCACTGCCTTCCCCAGCCCTTCCGGCCTTACCTTCTACGTCCCAGGATTCGGCGCCAGGTACGGTCCGTTCCAGGCCCCAGATTGCCCCCTCGCATTACATTCCAGAAAACCTGAAAAGGGACATCCTGGCGGGGAGGGACGTCAACCTGGCGTCCATTCTCATTGCGTCGCAAGACGTATCTGAGAATAAGGTCATTAATtgcggggaggtctcggtggttCTTCGGGCCAAGGATGCCCGCCTGAACCGTAAACTGTCGGTCCCCGAATTTGTCCTTGCGTTTAGCCTCTACCGAGATACCATCTGCGGCGTCCAGCCACACAGGCGTGAGGAGCTGGACTCCTATTTGTACCAGGTCACTGACTTAGGATACAAATACGGCATAACAAACTTCTATGATTACCACAGGTCTTTCTCAGCCAAGGCGGCCGCCGCCCTCGCCCAGTTCCAATTCATCACGGACTGGGCGAACCtggacatggagctgttctgTCGCCATTTTGTCGGGTTGCAGGCCCCCACGTGCGCAGCGTGCCAGTCCATACAGCACACGGCCGACTGGTGTCCCAACCTCCCCGGCCCGGGAGGGCTCCCAGCCAGGCCCCTCTGGCACGCAACGGTTCCAAGGTTCCACCGACAAGCTGGGCAGGCCCATTACTTTCTTAGGGCAGAGTCAGGTCTGCAACAACTTTAACGCCGGGGGTTGTGGTTTCAATAGTTGTAGAGCCTTGCACGTGTGCTCCctctgcttcagggctcacccccgcTCCAGCTGCCCGAAGAGACAACGTAAGACTCTATGACTAGCCGATATCAACATCGAGCTCTTGGGCGTCCTGTTGCGAGATCACCCCGATCGCCAGTCAGTAGAGTTCCTTCTCACCGGTTTCGAGAGGGGCTTCAATACGGGCTTCGTTGCCCTCCCTCAAGTTTCCTGGGAGGGAAGGAACCTACAGTCGGCTAGTCAGGACCCAGAGGCGGTGGCCACCCTGTTGCAGGACGAGGTTCGCAAGGGGTTCCTGCTAGGCCCGTTCAAATCCATTCCCTTTGCTGAGTGGAGGATTAATCTCATTGGTCTAGTCTCCAAGCAGGCCTCCAATAAAAAACGTCTGATATACGATTTGTCAGCTCCACACATGTCGCCGATCCCCAGTCTTAACTCCCTGATCCCGTCAGGGGAATTCTCAATGTCCTATGCATCCATCGATGAGGCCATCCAGTACATCCTGCTGGCTGGGGAGGGGGCTTGGTTGACCAAGGCCGACATCGCGGACGCCTTTAAACTGCTCCCCATCCTTCCTCGGTTATGGCAATATTATGGGTTGCATTGGGCAGACGGGTTTTATTTCGCTAACCGCCTCACCTTTGGGTCGAAAAGCAGCCCGTGGCTGTTCGACAGGTTCGCCTgtgcgctgcactggatccttgtCCATCATGGGGGTCTGGACATGGTCATACATTACTTAGATGACTTCCTGATCGTCGAGAGACCCCAGGGCCCCCATCAGGCTTGGCGAGCTTGCTCCAGCTGTTCGCCGGTCTCAAGGTCCCCGTGGCATCCGCCAAGACAGAGGGTCCAGGCACTGGGGTTACCTTCTTGGGTGTTACTCTGGATTCGGTCcgcatggaggccagcctccccgcgGCCAAGCTGGCTAAGATCAAGGCCGCCGTTTCCTCCGCGGCCTCTTCCGGAGTCTTGTCCAAGCGGGAGCTCCAGTCCCTGTTAGGATTGCTTATCTGTGCTTTCAAAATCATGCCACAGGGCAGGTCCTTCATTTCTCGGCTTCTCAATCTGCTCCCGACTGCTCCGGATCAGGACTCCACCATCCGGCTGGACGGTCACGCCATGGCGGATCTTCAGATGTGGCGAACCTTCCTGAccgggtggaatggcatttcctTGTTCGTGCCATCCCCGGATGCAGCATCCCCCACTGTTTACACCGACGCCGCGGCCTCCCGCGGGTTCGCGGCAATCTTCTATCCGCACTGGTTGGTCGGCAGTTGGCCGGTGGAGCTCCTGTCCGAGGCTGAGGCTATGAGGTCCTCGCCACTGTTGGAGTTATACCCCAAAGTGGCGGCTGCCCACGTTTGGGGTCCGCTCTGGGCAAACAGGTCAGTCATATTAAGGACGGACAGTCAGGTCCTGGTAGAGGTGATCTCCAAGGGGAGGGCCAAATCTCTCAGGATAAGCTTGTCTGGCTGTCCTTGGAGTTCAACTTCCATGTCTTCGCTTTCCATATCCAGGGAGCACAGAACGTGGCGGCCGACGCCCTGTCCCGTTTTAACCTCAATGTTTTCTTTCAGAAACTCCCAGAGGCAGATCCCGTCGGCGTTCCAGTTCCACCATACAGCGCCCTCCTGCTGGACTAGAGCCCCTGATAGCAACCGCGCAGTCATTAGTACGGCGGTCGCTAGCCGCCAAAACCGCCAGGAACTATGACGCCGGGTTCAGCATGTTTAAGCGGTTCGCTGACACCCATCCACAAGGGGAGGTGGACGAGGTCACTTTCATCATGGCCTTCATAGCCCATTGCCACTCCCACCGCCACCTCTCGTTTAATACCATCAAGCTGTATTTGGCCGGCATCCAACACCACCGGATGCTCAGCGACCCCTCTGCCAGATCCATCTTTTCAAATCAGGCCATCAAAGCCACCCTCAGGGGCATTCAGAAAGTCAGTACGGCAGTCCAGGTGCGCAGGCAACCGGTTTCAGGTGAGCTTTTCCGCAGGTTATCCATAGCCCTGGACGGTCTTCCTTTTGGCCAATCAGCAAGCATCATTACAAAAGCGgccatgtatctcgggttttATGGGTTCCTCAGACCCGGGGAGTTCACCTGCAGCGCCATCTCCCGAACAACCCTGCTCAGGCGACATCTCGCCTGGCACTCCGACCACTTCATTCTGTCCATTCCATCCTCCAAGACCAGTCAAACCGGTCCTCCCACAGAGGTGGAATTTTACCCTACGGCCAACTGTTGGTGTCCTATAAAGGTGCTCCAGGAGCTCCTGGCTTCCCTCCAATCTCCCGCTTTAGACGGGCCGTTGCTCCCGGTTAATGGTAAGCCCCTGTCTTCAACCCTGTTCATCTCCAATATCCGCACTCTGGCCGCAGGGTTGGGTTACAACCCTAGCACAATATCCGGGCACTCATTTCGTATAGGGGCCGCGTCCGCAGCTTCTAGTCACCAGGTACCGGCGCACATCATCCGCAAGATGGGTCGTTGGAGGTCGTCCTGCTTCACAAGGTACATTCCGAATCCACAGGCTGAGATATCCAGAGCCTTTTGTTCCTTGGCATTGTAGGCCTCAATGCTTCAATAAATATTCCATACCCTGCAACGTGCCGGTtctctttttgcccacttattcaggccttacctcgtcactggcgaCGGGCACACTGCAGCCAGTTAGGTCAGGACAGTCcgtaggcatgcctattctgttcctccctcagctcctcccacaaatattgaaggctgcttgcagcctgtaattgtgggaggagcgcacttaccctatttaaaccccctcctacaagcaggagggcgcctggttcttgcccctccctcccatccccttcATCATACTctcctcttgggtggcccacttattcaggccttacctcgtcactggcgtcgggcacactccagccagttaggTCAGGACAGTCcgtaggcatgcctattctgttcctcGCTCATCTCCTCCCACAAGTGCTATAGAAGTGGCAAAATTCCTGATGCACCGTGAGATAGTGGGCGCTGGTCTCATGAAATTCGATGACTGTCCAGAAAACTACTGGGCCTGGAAGTCATCTTTCCTGAGCGGTACCCAAGACTTAAATCTGACAGAGAAAGGAAAGCTTGACCAGCTTGTCAGATGGCTAGGACCAGAGTTCACTGAGCAAGCCCAAAGGATCAGATCAGTACATGTTCATGACGCAGCAGCAGGACTTGCAATGGTGTGGCGGAGACTAGAACAATGCTATGGATCACCTGAAGTGATCGAGGATGCTCTTCTGAAAAGGATAGAAAACTATCCAAGAATAACAAATAAGGATTACCAAAAGCTGAGAGGTTTGGGAGACCTACTCTTAGAAATAGAAGCCGCTAAGTCTAGTTGATATCTGCCAGGTCTCTCATATCTGGATACAGCACGTGAAGTTGAGCCCATAATCGAGAAACTTCCTTACAACTTGCAAGAAAGGTGGGTAGCTCAAGCTTCAAGATACAAGAAAGATCATCGAGTTGCATTTCCACCGTTCGCCTTCTTCGCTGAATTCATAGAAGACCAAGCTGAAATACGCAATGACCCAAGCTTTGCTTTCCCGAACAAGAGAACGGCAAGCTTCCCAAAGGTAGAGCAGAAACCTCCAGGGCTTTACAAAGAACGCAGAGCAACAGTTTCTGTAAGGAAGACAGAAGTTCCGCCTGAATCTGCAGCCAATCAGGAAGACAACACAAGGAAGAAAGTTGAGGAGTCAGACAAAATATGTCCTATCCACAACAAGCCTCATCCACTAAGAAAATGTCGCAGTTTCAGAAGTAAAACATTAGAAGAGCACAAAGCTCATCTTAAAGATAATCGCATTTGTTTCAGATGCTGCGCTTCAATTCAGCATCTTGCAAAAGACTGTACAAAAACAATACAATGCGCAGAGTGTAACAGTGACAAACACTTGTCAACACTGCACCCGGGACCACcaccatggaaacaagaagttCAGGCAACTCAAGAAGATCATGGTGGGGAGCAAGGCGAGAGTACAACGCCAGCAGTAACCTCAAAGTGCACTGAGATCTGTACAGAGCAGGGCCGCTCAAGATCATGCTCCAAGATATGCTTAGTCAAGGTGTATCCAGCAGGTTTCAGAGAAAAAGCAATCAAGATGTACACAGTCATGGATGAACAGAGTAACAGATCTCTGGCAAAAACAGAATTCTTTGACCTCTTCGGTGACAAAGGAAGTCCAACTCCATACACCTTGAAGACTTGTTCTGGAGTTGTAGAGACAATAGGGAGAGGAGCAAATAACTACATCATCGAGTCATTAGATGGAAAGACAAAGGTGACTCTACCTACCCTCATAGAATGTGATGAGATACCAGACGACAGGTCAGAGATTCCCACACCTGAAGTTGCTCATCATCACCCTCATCTGGTGCGAATAGCAGACCAAATACCAGCACTAGATCCAGATGCTGCAATCACCCTTCTACTTGGGAGAGATATTCTCAGAGTGCACAAAGTCAGAGAACAGTACAATGGGCCACACAATGCACCATTTGCACAACGCCTTGATCTCGGATGGGTCATCGTTGGAGAAGTATGTCTAGACGGACTGCACAAACCAGCAAAGGTAAATATCTACAGAACACATCTGTTTGCAGAATGGTCGTACATCTTGTCTTTGCCCATGTACCAACAGTCTACACATTAAAGAGAGATTAGATAGCCCAACACATCATCGGAGTATCCAGAGGTGCATGGAAGACTTAGCCTCAACTGGAAATACAGATGAACTGGGTTGTAAGGTGTTTGAAAGAACACGAGACGACGACAAGCCAGCACCCTCGGTAGAAGATACCCTCTTCCTCGAGATCATGGACAGAGAAGTCTACAGAAACAAGTCAGGCAGCTGGGTAGCCCCTCTACCCTTCCGGTCACCACGCCATCACCTTCCTGACAACAGGGTACAAGCAGAGAAACGCTTCAGTTTGTTGCAGCGCACTCTACAAAGAAATCCAAATATGAAGAAACACTTCCGAGCCTTCATGCAAAAGATTTTTGACAACGAGCAGGCAGAAAGGGCACCACCACTACAAGAAAACCAAGAACACTGGTACTTACCAATATTTGGGGTGTATCATCCTCAGAAACCAGGTCAGATACGTGTAGTATTTGACTCTAGTGCGAAGCACGAAGGCATCTCACTAAATGACGTCCTTCTCAGCGGACCTGACCTGAACAACACACTCCTTGGAGTACTCATCAGGTTCAGAAAAGAACTTGTAGCAGTAACAGCAGATGTACAACAGATGTTCTACTGTTTCTTTGTTCGAGAAGATCACAGAGACTACTTAAGGTTCCTGTGGTATGCAGACAATGACTTTAACAAAGAC is a genomic window of Bufo bufo chromosome 1, aBufBuf1.1, whole genome shotgun sequence containing:
- the LOC120986707 gene encoding uncharacterized protein LOC120986707 — encoded protein: MLRDQSANPPRVQTDARVLPPQANTSLDYSRKTYNRREQPPKQSGFSQAPHQPYQPQPYPEFTPEKYSPDATSAIEVAKFLMHREIVGAGLMKFDDCPENYWAWKSSFLSGTQDLNLTEKGKLDQLVRWLGPEFTEQAQRIRSVHVHDAAAGLAMVWRRLEQCYGSPEVIEDALLKRIENYPRITNKDYQKLRGLGDLLLEIEAAKSS